Proteins encoded by one window of Streptococcus suis S735:
- a CDS encoding YfhO family protein has product MKKIFTKTSIYYLLSFLIPLTIISIVLAFQGIWWGSDTTILASDGFHQYVIFNQTLRNTLHGDGSLFYTFSSGLGLNFYALSSYYLGSFLSPIVFFFDLQSMPDAIYLVTIVKFGLTGLSTYFSLKGIHKNLKEEWALLLATSFSLMSFSTSQLEINNWLDVFILLPLVLLGLHRLLKKQGPILYYITLTCLFIQNYYFGYMVAIFLTLWTLVQLSWIDSQRIKRFINFTIVSILSALSSMFMLLPTYLDLKTHGETFTKIVNLKTEDSWYLDFFAKNLVGSFDTTKFGSIPMISVGLVPLILALLFFTLKEIKPTVKLSYALFFTFIISSFYLQPLNLFWQGMHAPNMFLYRYAWALSITVIYLAAETLVRLRQVSIKNFTLIVSFLLICFTSTFIFRDHYEFLTDVNFLLTLEFLIAYFILFVAMIRYKSSLKWINIVLLFFTFLELGLHSHYQVQGISDEWHFPSRSNYEEKLTDIDSIVKSTKTTTDSFYRIERLLPQTGNDSMKFNYNGISQFSSIRNRASSSVLDKLGFRSDGTNLNLRYQNNTIIADSLFGVKYNLATTDPNKFGFTLNQSQSTINLYENSFNLGLALLTEGIYKDVNFTNLTLDNQTNFLNQLTGLSQKYYHTLSDVVSQNTVELSNRMTVNKVDNEDAAKATFLVNIPANSQVYLNLPNLTFSNENQKKVVITVNNQSSEFTLDNAFSFFNVGSFTTDVQVQVNVYFPENNQVSFDKPQFYRLDLLAFQQAISILQEKQVVTKTDGNKVTVDFVTDKESSLLLTLPYDKGWNATIDGKPIKIQKAQDGFMKVDVSPGQTKLVLTFVPNGFYLGLLISFGAVFVFFSYQFIGYYYSKNREY; this is encoded by the coding sequence ATGAAAAAAATATTTACAAAAACATCCATTTATTATCTCTTATCTTTCCTTATTCCGCTGACTATTATTTCTATCGTCTTAGCATTTCAAGGAATCTGGTGGGGAAGTGATACAACAATATTGGCCAGTGATGGTTTCCATCAGTATGTTATTTTTAATCAAACATTACGAAATACTTTACACGGAGACGGCTCTTTATTTTACACATTTTCAAGTGGTTTAGGACTCAATTTTTATGCTCTATCCTCCTATTACCTAGGTTCATTCCTATCTCCAATTGTCTTTTTCTTTGATTTACAATCCATGCCTGACGCTATCTACCTTGTCACTATTGTCAAATTTGGATTGACTGGGTTGTCAACTTATTTCAGTCTAAAGGGTATCCATAAAAATTTGAAAGAAGAATGGGCACTATTACTCGCTACTAGTTTTTCTCTGATGAGTTTTAGTACAAGTCAATTAGAAATAAACAACTGGCTAGACGTTTTTATACTCCTCCCACTCGTTCTTCTTGGATTGCATCGATTATTAAAAAAACAGGGTCCGATTCTCTACTACATAACATTAACATGCTTGTTTATCCAAAACTATTACTTCGGTTATATGGTGGCTATTTTTCTAACATTATGGACATTGGTTCAATTATCATGGATAGATAGTCAGAGAATCAAAAGATTTATCAACTTTACAATAGTGTCAATTTTATCTGCTCTAAGCAGCATGTTCATGTTGTTACCAACCTACTTGGATTTAAAAACTCATGGTGAGACATTTACAAAAATTGTCAACCTAAAAACCGAAGACTCTTGGTATCTGGACTTCTTTGCAAAAAACTTAGTTGGTAGCTTTGATACAACAAAATTCGGTTCTATTCCCATGATCTCTGTTGGTCTCGTTCCATTAATACTCGCTTTATTATTCTTTACATTAAAAGAAATAAAACCAACTGTCAAACTCTCCTATGCTCTATTCTTTACATTCATTATTTCAAGTTTCTACCTACAACCACTCAATCTTTTTTGGCAAGGTATGCATGCGCCAAACATGTTCCTCTATCGTTATGCATGGGCTCTATCAATAACCGTTATCTATTTAGCAGCAGAGACATTGGTACGACTACGTCAAGTAAGTATTAAAAATTTTACTCTGATTGTTTCATTTTTACTCATTTGCTTTACTTCTACCTTTATTTTTAGAGATCATTATGAGTTTCTAACGGATGTAAATTTCCTACTCACACTAGAATTTCTAATAGCCTACTTCATTCTTTTTGTAGCAATGATTCGCTATAAATCATCCTTAAAATGGATTAATATTGTTTTATTGTTCTTCACTTTCTTAGAACTTGGATTACATAGTCATTATCAGGTTCAGGGGATTTCTGATGAATGGCATTTTCCTAGCCGATCAAACTATGAAGAAAAATTGACAGATATTGACAGTATTGTAAAGTCTACAAAGACTACAACTGATTCATTTTATCGTATAGAACGTCTATTACCACAAACTGGCAATGATAGCATGAAATTCAATTACAACGGTATTTCTCAATTCTCCTCCATTCGAAATCGTGCTTCCAGCTCAGTACTAGATAAGCTCGGTTTCCGTTCAGATGGTACCAATTTGAATCTTCGCTATCAGAATAATACAATCATTGCTGATAGCCTATTCGGAGTCAAATATAATTTAGCTACTACGGACCCAAATAAGTTTGGTTTCACACTGAATCAGAGTCAGTCTACTATTAATCTTTACGAAAATAGTTTTAATCTAGGGTTAGCCCTATTGACTGAAGGGATTTACAAAGATGTCAATTTTACAAATCTGACTCTCGATAATCAAACAAATTTTCTTAATCAACTAACAGGGCTATCTCAAAAATACTACCACACTTTATCAGATGTTGTTTCACAAAATACAGTTGAACTGAGCAATCGAATGACTGTCAACAAAGTGGACAATGAGGATGCTGCAAAAGCAACTTTCTTAGTAAATATACCTGCAAATAGCCAAGTATACTTAAATTTGCCAAATTTAACATTCTCAAATGAGAATCAAAAAAAAGTTGTCATTACTGTCAACAATCAGTCAAGTGAGTTTACACTAGATAATGCTTTCTCTTTCTTCAATGTGGGGAGCTTTACTACAGATGTACAGGTTCAAGTCAATGTATATTTTCCTGAAAATAATCAAGTTTCTTTTGATAAACCACAATTTTATCGATTGGACTTATTAGCTTTCCAACAGGCTATTTCCATTCTCCAAGAAAAACAAGTAGTAACAAAAACTGATGGTAATAAAGTAACTGTTGATTTTGTAACCGATAAAGAATCCTCACTCCTCCTTACTTTACCCTATGATAAAGGATGGAATGCAACCATTGATGGTAAACCTATCAAAATCCAAAAAGCGCAAGATGGTTTTATGAAAGTGGATGTAAGTCCAGGTCAAACTAAACTAGTTTTAACCTTTGTACCAAATGGTTTCTATCTAGGTTTACTGATTTCTTTTGGTGCAGTTTTTGTATTTTTCTCCTATCAATTCATTGGATACTATTATTCTAAGAACCGAGAATACTAA
- a CDS encoding YoaK family protein yields the protein MNQKEYRVFEGLRIACSLTFISGYLNAFTFVTQGGRFAGVQSGNVISLAYFLAKGDFAQVVNFSIPILFFVFGQFFTYLARRYFEKQTWSWHFGSSVMMLVLILLTIILSPIMPASFTIASLAFVASIQVETFRRLRGAPYANVMMTGNVKNAAYLWFKGVIEKDSELRKTGRNILLTIIGFMLGVIISTHLSFQFEEYALIGLILPVLYINYELWQEKRPTRGRSK from the coding sequence ATGAATCAAAAAGAGTATCGTGTTTTTGAGGGATTGAGAATTGCTTGTTCATTAACGTTTATCAGTGGTTATTTAAATGCCTTTACTTTTGTGACTCAGGGTGGTCGCTTTGCTGGCGTACAATCTGGAAATGTTATTTCCCTAGCTTATTTTTTAGCTAAAGGTGATTTTGCGCAGGTAGTTAATTTTTCCATTCCCATTTTATTTTTTGTATTCGGACAATTTTTTACCTACTTAGCAAGAAGGTATTTTGAAAAACAAACATGGTCTTGGCACTTTGGTAGTAGTGTAATGATGTTAGTTCTTATTTTACTAACTATCATTCTCTCACCTATAATGCCTGCGTCTTTTACAATTGCTAGTCTAGCCTTCGTAGCCTCTATTCAAGTAGAAACATTTAGAAGGTTACGAGGTGCTCCGTATGCCAATGTGATGATGACAGGGAATGTCAAAAATGCTGCTTATCTCTGGTTTAAAGGAGTTATTGAAAAAGATTCAGAACTTAGAAAAACAGGTAGAAACATCTTATTGACCATTATAGGGTTTATGCTAGGTGTCATCATATCTACTCACCTATCCTTCCAATTTGAAGAATATGCCCTTATTGGTCTGATTTTGCCAGTGTTATATATTAATTATGAATTATGGCAAGAAAAAAGACCTACTCGAGGTAGGTCTAAATGA
- the rlmH gene encoding 23S rRNA (pseudouridine(1915)-N(3))-methyltransferase RlmH: MKIKLITVGKLKEKYLKEGIAEYSKRLGRFTKLDMIELPDEKTPDKASQAENEQILKKEADRIMSKIGERDFVIALAIEGKQFPSEEFSQRISDIAVNGYSDITFIIGGSLGLDSCIKKRANLLMSFGQLTLPHQLMKLVLIEQIYRAFMIQQGSPYHK, from the coding sequence ATGAAAATAAAATTGATTACCGTTGGAAAATTGAAAGAAAAGTACCTCAAAGAAGGTATTGCAGAATATAGTAAACGATTGGGACGATTTACTAAGTTGGATATGATTGAGCTTCCTGATGAAAAAACACCAGATAAAGCCAGTCAGGCAGAGAATGAACAAATATTAAAAAAAGAAGCCGATAGAATTATGTCTAAAATTGGAGAGCGAGATTTTGTCATTGCCTTAGCGATAGAAGGGAAACAATTTCCATCGGAAGAATTTAGTCAAAGGATATCTGACATTGCAGTAAATGGGTATTCAGATATAACTTTTATCATCGGTGGTAGTTTGGGTCTCGATTCTTGTATTAAAAAAAGAGCTAATTTGTTGATGAGTTTTGGACAGTTGACACTTCCCCATCAACTAATGAAATTAGTTCTCATCGAGCAGATTTATCGTGCATTTATGATTCAGCAGGGAAGCCCATATCATAAGTAG
- a CDS encoding S1C family serine protease codes for MERIPYMKKYLKFAILFVIGFFGGLIGALSASFFQPQVQQANSAITSVSNVQYNNETSTTKAVEKVQNAVVSVINYQKSANNSLGVIFGNIESSDELAVAGEGSGVIYKKYGQYAYIVTNTHVINNAEKIDILLASGEKISGELVGSDTYSDIAVIKISADKVTAVAEFADSDTIKVGETAIAIGSPLGSVYANTVTQGIISSLSRTVTSQSKDGQTISTNAIQTDTAINPGNSGGPLINTQGQVIGITSSKITSSSANSSGVAVEGLGFAIPANDAVAIINQLEKTGQVSRPALGVHMVNLTTLSTSQLEKAGLSNTELTSGVVIVSTQSGLPADGKLETFDVITEIDGEAIQNKSDLQSALYKHQIGDTITVTYYRNNQKQTVDIKLTHSTEELSE; via the coding sequence ATGGAAAGGATTCCTTATATGAAAAAATATTTGAAATTTGCGATTTTATTTGTAATTGGATTTTTTGGGGGTCTTATCGGGGCCTTGTCAGCCTCTTTCTTCCAGCCACAGGTGCAACAAGCAAATTCTGCTATCACTAGTGTCAGCAATGTTCAATATAATAATGAAACTTCCACCACAAAAGCTGTAGAGAAAGTACAAAATGCTGTTGTGTCTGTTATTAATTACCAAAAATCAGCCAACAATAGTCTTGGTGTTATCTTTGGAAATATTGAATCATCTGACGAACTAGCTGTTGCTGGAGAGGGGTCTGGGGTTATCTATAAAAAATATGGTCAATATGCCTATATTGTGACAAATACGCATGTTATTAATAACGCAGAAAAGATTGATATCCTTTTAGCATCTGGAGAAAAAATTAGCGGTGAACTTGTTGGTTCCGATACATATTCTGATATAGCTGTTATAAAAATATCAGCAGATAAAGTCACTGCTGTTGCTGAATTTGCTGATTCCGATACAATTAAAGTTGGAGAAACTGCTATCGCAATTGGTAGTCCTCTAGGTAGCGTCTACGCCAATACAGTTACCCAGGGTATTATTTCTAGCTTAAGTCGGACAGTTACTTCACAATCAAAAGATGGACAAACAATCTCAACTAACGCTATTCAAACTGATACAGCTATCAACCCTGGAAACTCTGGCGGACCGTTAATCAATACCCAAGGACAAGTGATAGGCATTACCTCTAGCAAAATTACCTCAAGTTCTGCAAATAGCTCAGGCGTGGCTGTAGAAGGGTTGGGATTTGCTATTCCTGCAAATGATGCCGTAGCTATTATCAATCAGCTTGAAAAAACTGGACAAGTTAGCCGACCTGCTCTTGGAGTTCATATGGTTAACTTGACGACCTTGTCAACTAGTCAATTAGAAAAAGCTGGATTATCAAATACGGAATTAACATCCGGTGTAGTAATTGTCTCTACACAAAGTGGGCTACCTGCAGATGGAAAATTAGAAACTTTTGATGTTATTACTGAGATTGACGGAGAAGCTATTCAAAATAAGAGTGACCTCCAGAGCGCTCTCTACAAACATCAAATTGGAGATACAATCACTGTAACTTATTACCGCAATAATCAGAAACAAACTGTTGACATTAAGTTGACACATTCTACAGAAGAACTTAGCGAATAA
- a CDS encoding YitT family protein: MKERIKDFISVTLGSVVMAIGFNSFFLENNIVSGGVGGLAIALNALLRWSPSDFVLYCNIPLLIICWFFLGKSVFIKTVYGAIIYPLCIKLTAGLPNLTENPLLAAIFGGIILGFGLGLVFLGNSSTGGTGILIQFIHKYTPLSLGLTMAIIDGIIVGLGFVAFDTDTVMYSIIALMTITYIVNRMMSGTQSSRNVMIISQKSEEIKDYITKVADRGVTELPIIGGFTGVDKRMLMTTISIPEMQKLETAVLEIDETAFMVVMPASQVRGRGFSLQKDHKHYDEDILIPM; this comes from the coding sequence ATGAAAGAACGTATAAAGGACTTTATCTCTGTCACACTCGGATCAGTTGTCATGGCCATTGGATTTAACAGTTTTTTTCTAGAGAATAATATCGTATCTGGTGGTGTCGGAGGTTTAGCAATCGCACTCAATGCTCTTCTGAGGTGGAGTCCGTCTGATTTTGTCCTCTACTGTAACATCCCTTTATTAATCATCTGTTGGTTTTTCTTAGGAAAATCTGTATTTATCAAAACTGTCTATGGTGCTATCATCTATCCTCTTTGCATCAAGTTGACAGCAGGTTTACCCAACTTGACAGAAAATCCTCTCCTAGCTGCTATTTTCGGTGGAATTATCCTAGGTTTTGGACTTGGGCTTGTCTTCCTTGGAAATTCTTCTACTGGTGGAACAGGTATTCTTATTCAATTTATTCACAAGTACACCCCTTTATCATTAGGTCTGACAATGGCTATTATTGATGGTATTATCGTTGGTCTTGGATTTGTTGCCTTCGATACTGATACTGTTATGTACTCGATTATTGCCCTAATGACCATTACTTATATTGTCAACCGCATGATGTCTGGTACCCAATCTTCTCGAAATGTCATGATTATTTCTCAAAAATCAGAAGAAATTAAAGACTATATTACTAAAGTTGCTGATCGCGGTGTGACAGAACTTCCAATTATCGGTGGCTTTACAGGAGTTGACAAGCGCATGTTGATGACTACCATCTCTATTCCAGAAATGCAGAAACTTGAGACAGCGGTATTAGAAATTGATGAAACTGCCTTTATGGTTGTTATGCCTGCGAGTCAGGTGCGTGGACGTGGCTTCAGTCTTCAAAAAGACCATAAACATTATGATGAAGATATTTTGATTCCAATGTAA
- a CDS encoding ABC-F family ATP-binding cassette domain-containing protein produces MLTVSDVSLRFSDRKLFDDVNIKFTAGNTYGLIGANGAGKSTFLKILAGDIEPSTGHISLGPDERLSVLRQNHFDYEDERVIDVVIMGNEQLYSIMKEKDAIYMKEDFSDEDGVRAAELEGEFAELGGWEAESEASQLLQNLNISEDLHYQNMSELTNGEKVKVLLAKALFGKPDVLLLDEPTNGLDIQSINWLEDFLIDFENTVIVVSHDRHFLNKVCTHMADLDFGKIKIFVGNYDFWKQSSELAAKLQADRNAKAEEKIKELQEFVARFSANASKSKQATSRKKMLDKIELEEIIPSSRKYPFINFKSEREIGNDLLTVENLKVVIDGETILDNISFILRPGDKTALIGQNDIQTTALIRALMGDIEYEGTVKWGVTTSQSYLPKDNTRDFDTNESILDWLRQFASKEEDDNTFLRGFLGRMLFSGDEVNKPVNVLSGGEKVRVMLSKLMLLKSNVLVLDDPTNHLDLESISSLNDGLKAFKESIIFASHDHEFIQTLANHIIVISKNGVIDRIDETYDEFLENAEVQAKVQELWKA; encoded by the coding sequence ATGCTTACAGTATCAGACGTGTCGCTTCGCTTTAGCGATCGCAAATTATTTGACGATGTCAATATCAAATTTACAGCAGGAAATACCTACGGTTTGATTGGTGCAAACGGGGCCGGTAAATCTACATTTTTGAAAATTCTTGCTGGTGACATCGAGCCATCAACAGGTCATATTTCACTTGGACCAGACGAACGCCTTTCTGTACTACGTCAGAACCATTTCGACTATGAAGACGAACGCGTCATTGACGTAGTTATCATGGGGAATGAGCAACTTTACAGCATCATGAAAGAAAAAGATGCTATTTACATGAAGGAAGATTTTTCTGATGAAGATGGTGTTCGTGCTGCTGAATTAGAAGGTGAGTTTGCTGAACTTGGTGGCTGGGAAGCTGAAAGTGAAGCTTCTCAATTGCTCCAAAACCTCAACATTTCAGAAGACCTCCACTACCAAAACATGAGCGAATTGACCAACGGTGAGAAGGTTAAGGTCCTCTTGGCTAAGGCACTTTTTGGTAAACCAGATGTTCTTCTTTTGGACGAGCCAACCAACGGTCTGGACATCCAATCTATCAACTGGCTCGAAGATTTCTTGATTGACTTTGAAAATACGGTTATCGTCGTGTCACACGACCGCCACTTCTTAAACAAAGTATGTACCCATATGGCCGACCTTGACTTCGGTAAAATCAAGATTTTCGTTGGTAACTATGACTTCTGGAAACAATCTAGCGAACTAGCAGCTAAACTACAAGCTGACCGTAATGCAAAAGCAGAAGAAAAAATCAAAGAACTACAAGAATTCGTTGCCCGTTTCTCTGCTAATGCTTCTAAGTCTAAGCAAGCTACTTCACGTAAGAAAATGTTGGACAAAATCGAGTTGGAAGAAATCATTCCTTCTAGCCGTAAGTATCCATTTATCAACTTCAAATCAGAACGTGAAATCGGTAATGACCTCTTAACAGTTGAAAACTTGAAAGTTGTTATTGATGGTGAAACGATTCTTGACAATATCAGCTTTATCCTGCGCCCAGGTGACAAGACTGCTCTTATTGGTCAAAACGACATCCAAACAACTGCTCTCATTCGTGCTCTTATGGGCGATATTGAATATGAAGGTACTGTCAAGTGGGGTGTCACTACTAGTCAATCCTACTTACCAAAAGACAATACTCGTGACTTTGATACAAACGAATCTATCCTTGATTGGCTCCGTCAATTTGCCAGCAAGGAAGAAGATGACAATACCTTCTTGCGCGGTTTCTTGGGACGTATGCTCTTCTCGGGTGATGAGGTTAACAAACCTGTAAACGTCTTGTCAGGGGGCGAAAAAGTGCGCGTGATGTTGTCAAAACTCATGCTCCTCAAGTCAAATGTCTTGGTCTTAGATGATCCAACCAACCACTTGGACTTGGAATCAATTTCCAGTCTGAACGATGGTTTGAAAGCTTTTAAAGAGTCCATCATCTTTGCCAGCCATGACCACGAATTTATTCAAACTTTAGCAAACCATATCATCGTCATTTCTAAAAACGGTGTTATCGACCGAATCGACGAAACTTATGATGAATTCTTGGAAAATGCTGAAGTACAAGCAAAAGTACAAGAACTTTGGAAAGCATAA